A DNA window from uncultured Methanoregula sp. contains the following coding sequences:
- a CDS encoding secondary thiamine-phosphate synthase enzyme YjbQ, with the protein MFRTILKVRSEKEGDIIDITGEVQKAAKESRITTGLVHLFVLHSTAALTTIEYEPGVLSDLRRSLSRAAPDDLPYAHDTRWGDGNGRSHVKAALVGPSLTIPIGNAELMCGTWQQIVLLELDVNAGRERTIVCTIDGEREETDIR; encoded by the coding sequence ATGTTCCGCACGATACTGAAAGTGAGATCAGAAAAGGAAGGGGATATCATCGATATCACCGGGGAGGTCCAAAAAGCTGCCAAAGAAAGCCGGATAACCACCGGCCTTGTCCACCTCTTTGTTCTCCACTCCACGGCCGCCCTCACGACTATCGAATACGAGCCCGGCGTCCTCTCCGATCTCCGGCGCTCGCTCTCCCGGGCTGCGCCCGACGATCTGCCCTATGCCCACGATACCCGGTGGGGGGATGGCAACGGCCGATCGCATGTGAAAGCCGCTCTCGTTGGCCCGTCCCTGACCATTCCCATCGGGAATGCTGAGCTGATGTGCGGGACCTGGCAGCAGATCGTCCTGCTCGAACTCGATGTGAATGCCGGGCGGGAGCGGACGATTGTCTGCACGATTGACGGGGAACGGGAAGAGACGGATATACGGTGA
- a CDS encoding cupin domain-containing protein, translating into MKVVDVAKVVSGPNPHHVDARKIYDTPHAMAVMITLQPGEALKKHITPVDVFFYVLEGTGVVEIGDEKQTVGKDMLVESPAKIPHKWTNESSSVFRVLVVKVPKPTEETKLL; encoded by the coding sequence ATGAAGGTTGTCGATGTTGCAAAGGTAGTTTCAGGGCCGAACCCCCATCACGTGGATGCCCGGAAGATCTACGATACCCCGCACGCCATGGCGGTCATGATCACGCTCCAGCCCGGCGAAGCGCTCAAAAAACACATCACACCGGTCGATGTCTTCTTCTATGTGCTCGAAGGGACCGGGGTTGTCGAGATCGGGGACGAGAAGCAGACCGTGGGAAAGGACATGCTTGTCGAGAGCCCGGCAAAGATTCCTCATAAGTGGACAAACGAAAGTTCATCGGTGTTCCGTGTCCTTGTCGTGAAGGTGCCAAAACCAACCGAAGAGACAAAACTGCTCTGA
- a CDS encoding nuclear transport factor 2 family protein has product MQSLTEEYVRSLFLHLEQGRSDLFFQHVAEHVTWTVMGTHPLAGTYHDRETFIAGTFRRLNRVLREGVLLRVTGILVSGDTAAVELEALSTALNGKPFSNRYCWICRFESGTIMEVRAYLDSALVKQLLDENEPGGAK; this is encoded by the coding sequence ATGCAATCCCTTACCGAGGAATATGTCCGCTCGCTCTTCCTGCATCTTGAACAGGGCAGATCAGATCTTTTTTTCCAGCATGTGGCAGAGCACGTGACCTGGACCGTGATGGGAACCCACCCGCTTGCAGGAACGTACCATGACCGGGAGACGTTCATTGCCGGCACGTTCCGGCGACTGAACCGGGTCCTCCGGGAAGGCGTTCTCCTGCGGGTCACCGGCATCCTTGTCTCGGGGGACACCGCTGCAGTCGAACTGGAAGCTCTCTCAACGGCACTGAATGGAAAACCGTTCAGCAACCGGTACTGCTGGATCTGCCGGTTCGAATCGGGAACGATCATGGAAGTCAGGGCCTATCTCGACTCGGCGCTCGTGAAGCAGCTGCTTGACGAGAACGAACCGGGCGGTGCAAAGTAA
- the gyrA gene encoding DNA gyrase subunit A encodes MTSDNDPPAGSPVTHRVEPISIEQEMKTSFINYAMSVIIQRAIPDVRDGLKPVHRRSLFAMWEMGNTSDKPTKKSARVVGEVMGKFHPHGDSSIYDTIVKMAQPFSYRHMLVEGQGNFGSIDGDSAAASRYTEVRLDKYAEALLEDLDKDTVLFQPNYDESLEEPTVLPAKIPNLLVNGTDGIAVGMATKMPPHNLREVCAAVDAYLTNPEIPVDDLLRIMPGPDFPTGGILMGVEGVRNIYATGQGRVIVRGVANIEESEGGNRGDRIIVTELPYQVNKAMWITAIAEMVKDKKIEGITDLRDESDKDGIRVVFELKKGTMAPVILNNLYKNTALESSFSASNLAIVDGQPRILNLHNLLENFVHHRIEVIRRRSEFDLKKAEDKVHILNGLLIALSKIDAIIAAIRASDTVDNARNALIAGFGLDEPQANAILQMQLRRLAALEQQKITDEKAGLEAEISRLTTLLSSEANIKDEIRRETSEISHKFGNPRRTEIALDTSNLSNEDLIEDKTVLVSITTANYIKRMDLDTYRKQKRGGHGITGMTTKEEDFVDSVFSAGIKDYLLCFTNLGRVYWLKVYQIPESSRVAKGKPIVNLLNLKDEVVTTVLPVKEFSKDKFLLFATKLGQAIKIPLDAFSYPRSTGTNAIRLRESDALVDVILTNGNNELILTTRFGQSLRFHEETVRTVGRNAQGVRGMKLKGEDTIVSVTLLEKDHLLTISDVGFGKRSEFDEFRGHGRGTMGVRNMQLERNAVVIESRAVSDTDEIIAMTASGVVIRTPVSEFRIIGRGTKGVRVMRLDEKDKVVGVAFFPAEAENGSDAEPDAVPPRPDTTE; translated from the coding sequence TTGACATCTGATAACGATCCCCCGGCAGGAAGCCCGGTAACCCACCGGGTCGAGCCTATCAGCATCGAACAGGAGATGAAGACCTCGTTCATCAACTACGCGATGTCGGTCATCATCCAGCGTGCAATCCCCGATGTCCGCGACGGGCTCAAACCCGTTCACCGCCGCTCGCTCTTTGCAATGTGGGAGATGGGGAACACCTCCGACAAGCCCACCAAGAAGAGCGCGAGGGTTGTCGGTGAAGTGATGGGTAAGTTCCATCCCCACGGGGACTCCTCCATCTACGATACGATCGTCAAGATGGCGCAACCCTTCTCGTACCGCCACATGCTCGTGGAAGGTCAGGGTAACTTCGGTTCCATCGACGGGGATTCTGCTGCGGCGAGCAGGTATACCGAAGTCCGGCTCGACAAGTATGCCGAAGCCCTTCTCGAAGATCTCGACAAGGACACCGTTTTGTTTCAGCCGAACTACGATGAGTCGCTCGAAGAGCCCACCGTGCTTCCGGCCAAGATCCCCAACCTGCTCGTGAATGGTACCGACGGTATCGCAGTCGGTATGGCCACAAAGATGCCGCCCCACAACCTGCGGGAAGTCTGTGCTGCAGTCGACGCCTATCTCACGAACCCGGAAATTCCGGTCGACGACCTGCTCCGCATCATGCCCGGCCCCGATTTCCCCACGGGCGGGATCCTCATGGGCGTGGAGGGTGTCAGAAATATTTACGCAACCGGCCAGGGACGGGTGATTGTCCGGGGCGTTGCCAATATCGAGGAGTCCGAAGGCGGCAACCGTGGCGACCGTATTATCGTAACGGAGCTCCCGTACCAGGTCAACAAGGCCATGTGGATCACCGCAATCGCCGAGATGGTCAAGGACAAGAAGATCGAAGGCATCACCGACCTCCGCGATGAATCGGACAAGGACGGGATCCGGGTTGTCTTCGAACTGAAAAAGGGCACGATGGCCCCGGTCATCCTCAACAACCTGTACAAGAATACCGCCCTTGAATCCAGTTTCTCGGCCTCCAACCTTGCCATTGTCGACGGCCAGCCCCGGATCCTCAACCTGCACAACCTCCTTGAGAACTTCGTCCACCACCGGATAGAAGTGATCCGGCGCAGGTCCGAGTTCGATCTCAAGAAGGCGGAGGACAAGGTCCATATCTTGAACGGGCTCCTCATCGCCCTCTCGAAGATCGATGCTATCATTGCTGCCATCCGCGCCTCGGATACGGTCGACAATGCAAGGAACGCCCTGATTGCGGGATTCGGGCTCGACGAGCCCCAGGCAAATGCCATCCTCCAGATGCAGCTCCGCCGTCTCGCGGCTCTTGAGCAACAGAAGATAACGGACGAGAAGGCGGGCCTTGAGGCAGAGATCTCCCGGCTCACCACGCTCCTCTCAAGCGAGGCCAACATCAAGGACGAGATCCGGCGCGAGACAAGCGAGATCTCCCATAAGTTCGGCAATCCCCGCAGGACGGAGATCGCTCTCGATACCAGCAACCTCTCGAACGAAGACCTGATCGAGGACAAGACCGTTCTCGTATCCATCACAACGGCCAACTACATCAAGAGGATGGATCTGGATACCTACCGCAAACAGAAGCGGGGCGGCCACGGCATCACCGGCATGACCACCAAGGAAGAGGACTTTGTCGATTCGGTCTTTTCGGCCGGCATCAAGGATTACCTCCTCTGTTTCACCAACCTCGGGAGAGTCTACTGGCTCAAGGTCTACCAGATCCCCGAGAGCTCCCGGGTTGCAAAAGGCAAACCGATCGTCAACCTCCTTAACCTCAAGGACGAGGTAGTCACGACCGTGCTCCCGGTAAAAGAGTTCTCGAAGGACAAGTTCCTCCTCTTTGCCACCAAGCTCGGCCAGGCTATCAAGATCCCGCTGGATGCCTTCTCCTACCCGAGATCCACGGGGACCAATGCGATCAGGCTCCGGGAGAGCGACGCGCTTGTCGATGTCATCCTGACAAACGGGAACAATGAACTGATCCTGACAACCCGCTTCGGCCAGAGTCTCCGGTTCCACGAAGAGACGGTCAGGACCGTTGGCAGGAACGCACAGGGTGTGCGGGGCATGAAGCTCAAGGGCGAGGACACGATAGTCTCGGTCACGCTCCTGGAAAAAGACCATCTCCTCACCATCTCGGATGTTGGGTTTGGCAAGCGGAGCGAGTTCGACGAGTTCCGGGGCCATGGCCGGGGCACGATGGGCGTGCGCAACATGCAGCTCGAACGCAATGCCGTTGTCATCGAGTCCCGGGCAGTCTCCGATACCGACGAGATCATCGCGATGACCGCGTCCGGTGTCGTTATCCGGACCCCGGTCAGCGAGTTCAGGATCATAGGCCGGGGCACCAAAGGGGTCCGGGTCATGCGCCTTGACGAGAAAGACAAGGTTGTCGGGGTCGCGTTCTTCCCGGCAGAGGCGGAGAACGGTTCGGATGCGGAACCGGATGCCGTGCCACCCCGGCCGGATACAACTGAATAA
- a CDS encoding peptidase C39 family protein: MPDTHGASIHLDVPFFRQHYGYTCGPASLMMAMKYWCRDIRLGKYLEIDLWREGTLAAVPGTSRFGLAYSAAARGFSVRVTSNTGGLDFVENLDPPPEDLEMQWIREQFSERRARCRKSGVRERHTTITAATIRESLFSNHVPLIVINSLFFCNEDIPHWIVVTGIDDKFLYFNNPIDAAPRKRKTGLFGLGEFIGYHGSQSMVEIWRH; this comes from the coding sequence ATGCCGGATACGCACGGGGCATCGATCCACCTGGACGTACCTTTCTTCCGGCAGCATTATGGCTACACGTGCGGTCCGGCTTCTTTGATGATGGCAATGAAGTACTGGTGCCGGGACATCCGCCTTGGAAAATACCTGGAGATCGATCTCTGGCGGGAAGGAACCCTCGCAGCCGTCCCGGGAACGAGCAGGTTTGGCCTGGCCTACTCCGCGGCGGCCCGGGGTTTTTCTGTACGGGTCACCAGCAATACCGGCGGGCTTGATTTTGTTGAGAACCTGGATCCCCCGCCTGAGGATTTGGAGATGCAGTGGATCCGGGAACAATTCTCTGAACGGAGAGCCCGGTGCAGGAAGTCCGGCGTCCGGGAAAGGCACACGACGATCACGGCAGCAACCATCCGCGAATCGCTCTTCTCGAATCATGTGCCATTGATCGTGATAAATTCCCTGTTCTTTTGCAATGAAGATATCCCCCACTGGATAGTCGTGACCGGAATCGACGACAAATTCCTGTACTTCAACAATCCCATCGATGCCGCGCCGAGAAAGAGAAAAACGGGACTTTTTGGTCTCGGGGAGTTCATCGGGTACCATGGCAGCCAGTCGATGGTTGAGATCTGGCGACACTAG
- a CDS encoding 4Fe-4S binding protein has translation MSDEIRAHITGLCRDLGIPLVGFAPAGRWDTPPFEPWIPEEFRPCSIFPETKTVIVIGLPVSLPIVETAPSIHYHELYRTVNSLLDMHGYRIAESLTRTGFPSIWIPRDGYGNVSILKEKPVAFFSHRHAAHLAGLGTFGINNMLLTPEFGPRVRFASIFTSAEIPAGKIMEKDLCTRCMQCVNACPVKALDGGDYPESLTEKKTCAARSEALANRYISPCGLCIKVCPAGEDRKVFGREDPGIYREEDDRFAAFHRAWKHVRSYGGR, from the coding sequence ATGAGTGATGAGATTCGGGCCCACATCACCGGCCTGTGCCGAGACCTCGGCATCCCGCTCGTTGGTTTTGCTCCAGCCGGCCGATGGGATACCCCCCCGTTCGAGCCCTGGATCCCGGAGGAATTCCGGCCCTGCTCGATCTTTCCTGAGACAAAGACCGTCATCGTCATCGGTCTACCGGTCAGCCTGCCGATCGTGGAGACAGCGCCTTCCATCCATTACCATGAACTGTACCGGACCGTGAACTCCCTCCTGGACATGCACGGGTACCGCATTGCCGAATCGCTCACCCGCACAGGATTTCCCTCCATCTGGATTCCCCGGGACGGTTATGGCAATGTCAGCATCCTTAAGGAAAAACCGGTGGCCTTCTTCTCCCACCGGCATGCAGCACATCTTGCCGGCCTTGGAACATTCGGGATCAACAACATGCTCCTGACCCCGGAGTTCGGACCCCGGGTCCGGTTCGCATCCATCTTCACCTCGGCAGAGATACCGGCAGGAAAGATAATGGAGAAGGACCTGTGCACCCGGTGCATGCAATGCGTGAATGCCTGCCCGGTCAAAGCGCTGGACGGCGGGGATTACCCGGAGAGCCTGACCGAGAAGAAGACCTGCGCCGCACGATCGGAAGCTCTTGCAAACCGGTATATCTCCCCGTGCGGCCTCTGTATCAAAGTCTGCCCGGCGGGAGAAGACAGGAAGGTTTTCGGACGGGAGGATCCTGGGATCTACCGCGAGGAGGACGACCGGTTCGCTGCATTTCACCGGGCCTGGAAACACGTGCGGTCGTACGGCGGGCGGTGA